One Aquisediminimonas profunda genomic region harbors:
- a CDS encoding tRNA-binding protein yields MHIDHDPQAPAGSTITFDAFLAVDIRIGRIVKAEPFPEARKPAFKLEIDFGDVIGIRKSSAQITENYAVADLPGRLVAAVVNFPPRQIGKMMSEVLTLGFPDAQGHVVLFSPDRDVPLGSRLF; encoded by the coding sequence ATGCACATAGACCATGATCCCCAGGCGCCTGCTGGCTCCACGATCACCTTTGACGCGTTTCTTGCGGTGGACATCCGCATTGGACGCATCGTCAAGGCCGAGCCTTTTCCGGAGGCCAGGAAGCCCGCATTCAAGCTGGAAATTGATTTTGGAGACGTGATTGGCATTCGAAAATCGAGCGCCCAGATCACCGAAAATTATGCGGTGGCTGATCTGCCGGGCAGGCTTGTCGCCGCGGTCGTCAACTTCCCGCCGCGCCAGATCGGAAAGATGATGTCCGAAGTCCTGACGCTTGGTTTTCCGGATGCGCAGGGACATGTAGTGCTGTTTTCGCCAGATCGCGACGTCCCGCTCGGCAGCCGCCTGTTCTGA
- a CDS encoding P-II family nitrogen regulator produces MKFIIAIIKPFKLDDVRDALSELGVSGMTVSEVKGFGRQKGQTEIYRGAEYSTNMVPKIKIEVACASDIAERVVEAIQQSANTGAIGDGKIFVLDLGQAVRIRTGETDSVAL; encoded by the coding sequence TTGAAATTCATCATTGCCATCATCAAGCCGTTCAAGCTCGATGACGTCCGGGACGCTCTGAGCGAACTCGGCGTTTCAGGCATGACCGTCTCCGAAGTGAAGGGCTTCGGTCGGCAAAAGGGCCAGACCGAAATCTATCGCGGCGCGGAATACAGCACCAATATGGTGCCAAAAATAAAGATCGAGGTCGCCTGCGCCTCAGACATCGCAGAGCGCGTCGTCGAGGCAATCCAGCAGAGCGCAAACACCGGCGCCATTGGCGACGGCAAGATCTTCGTCCTCGACCTTGGTCAGGCTGTGCGCATCCGCACGGGCGAGACCGACAGCGTTGCACTCTAG
- the ggt gene encoding gamma-glutamyltransferase encodes MKTMKLALVAFLVLSLGMQTARAAAPAPVSAEHGMVVSAHRLASDAGVEVLRKGGNAVDAAIAVAYALAVTFPEAGNIGGGGFMTIRLHDGRQTFIDFRETAPQAATASMYQDANGNVIPGLSTRGYRAVAIPGTVAGLELARTRYGSRPRAALMAAAIRLARDGFVLDHGDAQFLNEGAADFAKDGPSARIFMKNGRPWQKGDTFVQADLARMLQAISTKGAPAFYRGEIAQRIIAASRAHGGIMTLADFAAYRAVERKPVECDYRGYHIVSAPLPSSGGVVICETLNILSGYPLGALGFHSAQGVHYMTEALRRAYHDRNVNLGDPDFVKVDVDRLVSADYAATLRAGIAADKATSSLSLGLPGSGHEGKNTTHFSIVDAHGNAVSLTYTLNDWFGARVTPAGTGILLNDEMDDFSSKPGAPNMYGLVEGVNNAIAPGKRPLSSMSPTIVSRDGKLVMVVGTPGGSRIPTGVLQVMINILDHGMTVTEAVNAPRIHAQWLPDVIYYEAHALSADTMESLTARGHKLELMGYGNQIAVILVGGPAVGQAPYGRDLLYGAIDPRLPTGNVAGY; translated from the coding sequence ATGAAGACAATGAAGTTGGCGCTGGTAGCGTTTTTGGTTTTGTCGCTGGGCATGCAGACCGCACGGGCAGCGGCCCCTGCTCCCGTCAGCGCGGAACATGGCATGGTCGTCTCCGCGCACCGCCTCGCCAGCGACGCCGGGGTCGAGGTGCTTCGCAAGGGCGGAAATGCTGTCGATGCGGCGATTGCCGTTGCCTATGCGCTGGCCGTGACCTTCCCCGAGGCGGGCAATATCGGAGGCGGCGGTTTCATGACCATTCGCCTGCATGATGGGCGCCAGACCTTCATCGACTTTCGCGAAACCGCTCCACAGGCTGCGACCGCAAGCATGTATCAGGATGCCAATGGCAACGTCATTCCCGGCCTTTCGACGCGCGGTTATCGTGCCGTAGCCATTCCGGGGACGGTTGCGGGGCTGGAACTGGCGCGAACCAGATATGGCAGCCGTCCGCGCGCTGCCTTGATGGCCGCGGCCATCAGGCTCGCCCGCGACGGATTCGTTCTCGATCACGGTGACGCGCAATTCCTGAACGAAGGTGCTGCAGATTTCGCCAAGGACGGGCCGAGCGCGCGGATATTCATGAAAAACGGGCGACCTTGGCAAAAGGGCGACACGTTCGTGCAAGCGGACCTGGCCCGGATGCTGCAGGCGATTTCGACCAAGGGTGCCCCCGCCTTTTATAGGGGAGAGATTGCACAACGGATCATTGCGGCGAGCCGGGCGCATGGGGGAATCATGACCCTCGCCGACTTTGCGGCCTATCGGGCAGTGGAGCGCAAGCCCGTCGAATGTGACTATCGCGGCTATCACATTGTTTCCGCTCCGCTGCCAAGTTCGGGCGGGGTCGTCATCTGTGAAACGCTGAACATTCTGTCCGGCTATCCGCTTGGCGCGCTTGGATTTCATTCCGCCCAAGGCGTGCATTACATGACCGAAGCCCTGCGCCGCGCATACCATGACCGCAACGTCAATTTGGGCGACCCCGACTTTGTTAAGGTGGACGTCGACCGTCTTGTTTCGGCCGACTATGCTGCGACATTGCGCGCAGGGATTGCAGCGGACAAGGCTACGTCATCGCTTTCGCTGGGTCTGCCGGGGTCGGGCCATGAAGGTAAAAACACCACGCACTTCTCGATCGTCGATGCCCATGGAAATGCGGTTTCGCTGACCTATACGCTGAATGACTGGTTCGGTGCCCGGGTGACGCCGGCAGGGACAGGCATTCTTCTCAACGACGAAATGGATGATTTCTCTTCCAAGCCCGGCGCGCCCAATATGTATGGATTGGTGGAAGGTGTGAATAACGCCATTGCGCCAGGCAAGCGGCCGCTTTCGTCAATGAGTCCGACGATCGTCTCCCGAGACGGCAAACTCGTGATGGTTGTGGGGACGCCGGGCGGCAGCCGCATCCCGACGGGCGTCTTGCAGGTCATGATCAACATTCTGGACCATGGCATGACCGTAACGGAGGCGGTCAATGCCCCGCGCATCCATGCCCAATGGTTGCCCGATGTCATATACTATGAGGCCCATGCGCTCAGCGCGGATACGATGGAGTCTTTGACGGCGCGGGGGCACAAGCTCGAACTGATGGGCTATGGAAACCAGATCGCTGTCATTTTGGTGGGTGGCCCGGCTGTCGGCCAGGCTCCCTATGGGCGAGATCTGCTCTATGGAGCGATCGACCCGCGGCTGCCGACAGGCAACGTTGCAGGCTATTGA
- a CDS encoding ammonium transporter, which translates to MISRKTLFGLAGGLATAFAALPAWAQEAASNAADAASNATAAVAQAAPAAAAAFTPTAAMVNKGDTTWMLISSALVLMMSVPGLALFYGGLVRTKNMLSVLMQVLMIVCVASLVWVCWGYSMAFTPGSGGLAPFVGGFGKAFLKGVDATTLAATFSNGVYIPEYAYVVFQMTFACITPALIVGAFAERVKFTPLIIFVVAWLTIVYFPIAHMVWYWAGPDFLPNQPGDFGYLYGLGALDFAGGTVVHINAGIAGLVGCLVIGKRIGYNKDPMPPHSLTMTMIGASLLWVGWFGFNAGSNLEANGVTTVAFINTYVATAAAAVAWALIEQIVHKRPSLLGAATGAVAGLVAITPASGFAAPMTSIVLGFVVSIVCFFFVTTVKSKFKYDDSLDVFGVHCIGGIVGALGTAIVADPALGGQGWFDYTVTPAVAGTYDMAGQFITQLKAVLITLVWSGGVSAALFLALKYTIGLRPTADIEREGLDLAEHGERAYNY; encoded by the coding sequence ATGATTTCCAGAAAAACATTGTTTGGGCTGGCCGGCGGTCTCGCAACCGCTTTTGCTGCCTTGCCCGCCTGGGCGCAGGAGGCAGCGAGCAATGCTGCCGATGCAGCGTCCAACGCTACCGCCGCTGTGGCGCAGGCTGCACCTGCTGCCGCGGCCGCCTTCACGCCGACGGCCGCTATGGTCAACAAGGGCGACACGACCTGGATGCTGATCTCATCAGCCCTCGTTCTGATGATGTCCGTTCCCGGCCTCGCGCTCTTTTATGGCGGCCTTGTGCGCACCAAGAATATGCTTTCGGTGCTGATGCAGGTCTTGATGATCGTCTGCGTCGCCAGCCTCGTCTGGGTCTGCTGGGGCTATTCGATGGCCTTTACTCCCGGTTCAGGCGGATTGGCTCCTTTTGTTGGCGGATTTGGCAAGGCGTTCCTCAAGGGCGTTGACGCGACCACCCTCGCCGCGACCTTCTCGAACGGCGTCTACATCCCCGAATACGCCTATGTCGTGTTCCAGATGACCTTTGCCTGCATCACGCCGGCCCTGATCGTCGGGGCCTTTGCCGAACGCGTCAAGTTCACGCCGCTCATCATCTTTGTGGTGGCCTGGTTGACGATCGTCTATTTCCCGATCGCGCACATGGTTTGGTATTGGGCCGGACCAGACTTCCTGCCGAACCAGCCGGGCGACTTCGGCTATCTTTACGGCCTCGGCGCACTCGACTTTGCCGGCGGAACCGTGGTTCACATCAACGCGGGCATTGCAGGCTTGGTCGGCTGCCTCGTGATCGGAAAGCGGATTGGCTACAACAAGGATCCAATGCCCCCGCATTCGCTGACCATGACGATGATTGGCGCTTCCCTGCTGTGGGTGGGCTGGTTCGGCTTCAACGCCGGTTCCAACCTTGAAGCCAATGGCGTCACCACTGTCGCGTTCATCAACACCTATGTCGCGACTGCTGCTGCGGCCGTGGCCTGGGCCCTGATCGAACAGATTGTCCACAAGCGCCCGTCCTTGCTCGGTGCTGCGACGGGGGCCGTTGCCGGCCTTGTCGCAATCACACCGGCCTCGGGCTTCGCTGCCCCGATGACCTCGATCGTTCTGGGGTTTGTCGTCTCGATCGTCTGCTTCTTCTTTGTCACAACGGTGAAGAGCAAATTCAAATATGATGACTCCCTGGACGTGTTCGGTGTTCACTGCATCGGCGGAATCGTCGGCGCCCTCGGAACGGCCATTGTTGCCGATCCGGCGCTCGGCGGGCAAGGCTGGTTTGACTACACCGTCACGCCAGCGGTTGCCGGCACCTATGACATGGCCGGTCAGTTCATCACCCAGCTGAAGGCTGTTCTCATCACACTGGTCTGGTCAGGCGGCGTTTCAGCAGCCCTGTTCCTTGCACTCAAGTATACGATCGGTCTTCGTCCGACCGCGGATATTGAGCGCGAAGGTCTCGACCTCGCTGAGCATGGAGAACGTGCCTACAACTACTGA
- a CDS encoding class I SAM-dependent methyltransferase gives MRRAFLIAALIATPVLAKTAAPDWLAIPQRAESDIKLDEGRKPIETLTFLGIKKGDAALDFEAGGGYYTEIMARAVGPKGTVTAWLATQFAGDAKGKAKWAGILSRTPNVHVLEQPFEEFQAPANSYDFALFHLSYHDAYWTSAEYKVKQQDPDQLVRKIYASMKPGGIVGVVDHVGPAGDTREVVDKLHRIDPAVVKADFLRGGFKLVGESRHLRVATDDHTKLVFDPAVRGKTDRFVFKFMKPRK, from the coding sequence GTGAGAAGGGCCTTTTTGATTGCAGCGCTGATTGCGACACCCGTTCTTGCCAAGACGGCAGCGCCGGACTGGCTTGCCATTCCGCAACGTGCCGAGAGTGACATCAAGCTTGATGAAGGCCGCAAGCCGATCGAGACGTTGACGTTCCTTGGTATCAAGAAAGGTGATGCCGCCCTCGATTTCGAAGCTGGCGGCGGTTACTATACCGAAATCATGGCTCGCGCGGTCGGACCGAAAGGGACTGTCACAGCGTGGTTGGCCACCCAGTTCGCTGGCGATGCCAAGGGCAAGGCAAAGTGGGCGGGCATTCTGAGCCGCACACCGAACGTCCATGTGCTTGAGCAGCCGTTCGAGGAATTTCAGGCGCCTGCGAACAGCTATGACTTTGCCCTGTTCCATCTGAGCTATCACGATGCCTATTGGACGTCTGCCGAATACAAGGTGAAGCAGCAGGATCCTGATCAACTGGTCAGGAAGATTTATGCGTCCATGAAACCGGGCGGCATCGTTGGTGTGGTCGATCATGTCGGACCGGCTGGGGATACGCGCGAGGTTGTGGACAAGCTCCACCGCATCGATCCCGCTGTCGTGAAGGCGGACTTCCTGCGCGGCGGATTCAAGCTGGTTGGTGAAAGCCGTCATCTTCGGGTCGCGACCGACGATCACACCAAACTCGTGTTTGATCCAGCTGTGCGCGGCAAGACCGATCGCTTTGTCTTCAAGTTCATGAAGCCCCGCAAATAG
- a CDS encoding acetyl-CoA C-acetyltransferase yields the protein MSEAYIIDAVRTPRGIGKPGKGALSHLHPQHLAATVLKALKDRNNLNTAEVDDIIWSTSTQKGKQGGDLGRMAALDAGYDIKASGMTLDRFCGGGITSVNLAAAQVMSGMEDLVIAGGTEMMSYTATIAAEEREAGLRPMGMGSGNRHLQKIHPQSHQGVCGDAIAAMEGISREAVDALGLESQRRADIAIKEGRFAKSLITVYNEDGTVALDHEEFPRPQTTAEGLASLKASFNEIADMSIQPDGQTFRQAINAKYPDLKWEGVHHAGNSSGVVDGAAAILLASKDYADKHGLKPRARIVATANIGDCPTLMLNAPVPAARKVLAKAGLTPDDIDLWEINEAFAVVAEKFIRDLKLDRDKVNVNGGACALGHPIGATGSILIGTLLDELERRDLKRGLVTMCAAGGMAPAIIIERV from the coding sequence ATGTCTGAAGCCTATATCATTGACGCTGTTCGCACGCCGCGCGGCATCGGAAAGCCCGGCAAAGGCGCGCTTTCGCATCTGCATCCACAACACCTTGCAGCGACGGTCCTGAAAGCGCTGAAAGACCGCAACAACCTGAACACGGCCGAAGTGGATGACATCATCTGGTCGACCAGCACGCAAAAGGGCAAGCAGGGCGGCGACCTTGGCCGCATGGCGGCACTCGATGCCGGGTATGACATCAAGGCGTCGGGCATGACGCTCGACCGCTTCTGTGGCGGCGGTATCACGTCGGTCAATCTCGCGGCCGCTCAGGTGATGTCGGGCATGGAAGATCTGGTCATCGCCGGCGGGACCGAGATGATGTCCTATACCGCCACGATTGCCGCAGAGGAGCGCGAGGCGGGCCTCCGGCCGATGGGCATGGGATCGGGCAATCGCCATTTGCAGAAGATTCATCCGCAATCGCATCAGGGCGTGTGCGGTGACGCCATTGCCGCCATGGAAGGCATCAGCCGGGAAGCCGTGGACGCCCTTGGTCTTGAAAGCCAGAGACGTGCAGACATTGCAATCAAGGAAGGCCGCTTCGCGAAGAGCCTGATCACTGTCTACAATGAAGACGGGACGGTTGCCCTTGACCATGAAGAATTCCCGCGTCCGCAGACGACCGCAGAAGGCCTGGCGTCGCTGAAGGCGTCGTTCAATGAAATTGCGGACATGTCGATCCAGCCGGACGGGCAGACTTTCCGCCAAGCCATCAACGCCAAATATCCCGATCTCAAGTGGGAAGGCGTGCACCATGCCGGCAATTCATCCGGCGTGGTCGATGGTGCTGCTGCCATTCTCCTTGCGTCAAAGGACTATGCCGACAAGCATGGCCTGAAGCCTCGCGCACGGATCGTGGCGACCGCCAATATCGGCGACTGCCCGACGCTGATGCTCAATGCGCCCGTGCCTGCAGCCAGAAAGGTGCTGGCAAAGGCCGGATTGACCCCCGATGACATCGACCTTTGGGAAATCAACGAAGCCTTTGCGGTCGTCGCTGAAAAATTCATTCGTGATCTCAAGCTCGACCGGGACAAGGTCAATGTGAATGGCGGGGCATGCGCGCTTGGCCATCCGATCGGGGCGACGGGCTCGATCCTGATTGGAACGCTGCTCGATGAACTCGAACGCCGCGATCTCAAACGCGGCCTCGTGACCATGTGCGCTGCGGGCGGCATGGCTCCGGCAATCATCATCGAACGCGTCTGA
- a CDS encoding GNAT family N-acetyltransferase, producing the protein MADLAHRLAQMEDLPALRALMARAIEQLQHGFLSPEQVRASHRVMGLDTQLVKDQTYFLVETEGRIVGSGGWSWRATLYGGDDSIVAREPVPLDPETDAAKVRAMYTDPDFARRGIGRMVLGLCEDAARAAGFKRAEMMATLAGEPLYRSFGYAPKEKIESAPIDGVRVPLLRMEKSLI; encoded by the coding sequence ATGGCTGACCTTGCACATCGGCTCGCTCAAATGGAGGATTTGCCGGCTCTGCGGGCTCTGATGGCGCGTGCAATCGAGCAATTGCAGCATGGCTTCCTTTCACCGGAGCAAGTCCGTGCCAGCCATCGGGTCATGGGTCTCGATACCCAGCTGGTAAAGGACCAGACCTATTTTCTCGTCGAAACCGAGGGTCGCATTGTCGGGTCCGGAGGGTGGAGCTGGCGGGCAACACTTTATGGAGGTGATGACAGCATCGTTGCGCGCGAACCTGTTCCTCTTGATCCCGAGACGGATGCGGCCAAGGTCCGCGCGATGTATACCGATCCGGATTTCGCCCGCAGAGGAATCGGACGAATGGTGCTTGGATTGTGCGAAGATGCAGCGCGCGCCGCTGGATTCAAACGGGCTGAAATGATGGCCACGCTTGCGGGAGAGCCATTGTATCGGTCTTTCGGCTATGCCCCCAAGGAAAAGATCGAATCGGCGCCAATCGATGGCGTGCGCGTGCCATTGCTGCGGATGGAAAAGAGCCTGATCTAG
- a CDS encoding TonB-dependent receptor plug domain-containing protein, with protein MRFDKNNRLSKLALLGTAASMAMFTATPALAQETGASSGDEDSGKEIVVIGTRRTDRSSTNSASPVDVIGTQDLSTQAASNLLDVVKNIVPSLYVPQNTISDASTFVHSPSLRGLPADNVLVMIGGKRLNRSALVQVYSGGDTGLGYGSQGADIGSIPTIAINNLQVLRDGATAQYGSDAIAGVMNYGIRSDKGLEVQGRYGQYYRNGDGKSYQVAANAGFGLGERAFINVSGEYFDDGQTSRGVTRPTALAYATQNPSNAAQLPFYPLPAQIFGNSPNRGWKILVNSELELSDNAKFYVLGNASHSKASESFNYRASTAAILDSTGTTLINPAGQTAATIAANNYILLCPRSFLNYQASGVDPLGCGATSDPYFRNLYPAGFTPIFVGVINQLWGVAGIRGSMGDLTYDVSVSSSRNTLDLSMYNSLNTAFSPNNPASAAPYNTATQTSFDFGRQAQKETNANLDLTYPVEVGFAKPITLSAGFEYRKETYQLTASDFQGYAQGGASGYGGVSPSQAGSWSQNNVAFYAGAETDILDNWTVGVAGRYEHYNTFGSAKVGKINTRFEFAPGYAIRATVGTGFHAPSPGQQHNSTLTTNFIQGNSIQTGTFPVDSAASLFYGAKPLTPEKSTNFGVGFTAEPTRGLTFTVDFYNIKVKDKIFVTQSFTVTAADLLASPALNTIFGGTPGGNVSYFTNGLSTRTRGVDVVASYNTDAFGGKLNLSLAYNHNNNKVTSANANVINADQIANIKNLAPHDVAHFSATYSTGPFSLTARESYYGSWVNATDYGNGTGVGGANGGPLQHFGAKAVTDLDITYNLSKEMAISVGANNLFNTFPDKLNNNSIGLFPVVGGSADGQVYPRNGGPFGMNGGFWYARVRVKY; from the coding sequence ATGCGCTTCGACAAGAACAATCGTTTATCAAAATTGGCGTTGCTCGGCACGGCCGCAAGCATGGCCATGTTTACCGCCACCCCGGCATTGGCCCAGGAGACGGGGGCAAGCAGTGGCGACGAAGACAGCGGCAAGGAAATTGTGGTCATCGGGACCCGTCGGACCGACCGGTCATCGACCAATTCAGCTTCACCGGTTGACGTAATCGGGACCCAGGATCTTTCGACCCAGGCGGCCTCGAACTTGCTTGATGTGGTCAAGAACATCGTGCCGTCGCTTTATGTGCCGCAGAACACGATTTCGGACGCCTCAACCTTCGTGCATTCGCCTTCGCTGCGTGGCCTGCCGGCCGACAACGTTCTGGTGATGATCGGCGGCAAGCGTCTTAATCGCTCCGCGCTGGTCCAGGTCTACTCGGGCGGCGACACCGGTCTCGGCTATGGTTCGCAGGGCGCGGACATCGGCTCGATCCCTACGATCGCGATCAACAACCTGCAGGTGCTGCGCGATGGCGCGACCGCCCAGTATGGTTCCGACGCGATCGCTGGCGTCATGAACTATGGTATTCGCAGCGACAAAGGGCTCGAAGTCCAGGGGCGTTACGGTCAGTATTATCGCAATGGCGACGGCAAGAGCTATCAGGTTGCCGCTAATGCCGGGTTCGGCTTGGGCGAACGGGCGTTCATCAACGTTTCGGGTGAATATTTCGACGACGGCCAGACCAGCCGCGGCGTGACCCGGCCGACGGCGCTGGCCTATGCCACCCAGAACCCGTCGAACGCTGCGCAGCTGCCGTTCTACCCGCTGCCAGCGCAAATCTTTGGCAATTCGCCCAATCGCGGCTGGAAGATCCTCGTTAACAGCGAACTGGAACTTTCGGACAACGCCAAATTCTACGTTCTCGGCAATGCCTCGCACAGCAAGGCCAGCGAAAGCTTCAACTATCGTGCGTCAACCGCGGCAATCCTCGATTCGACCGGCACGACACTGATCAATCCGGCCGGGCAAACTGCCGCGACGATTGCGGCGAACAATTATATCTTGCTGTGCCCGCGGTCATTCCTCAACTATCAGGCGTCCGGTGTTGACCCTCTGGGCTGCGGCGCAACGAGCGATCCCTATTTTCGCAACCTATATCCCGCTGGTTTCACTCCGATCTTCGTCGGGGTCATCAACCAGCTGTGGGGCGTGGCCGGGATCAGGGGCTCGATGGGCGATTTGACCTATGACGTCTCGGTCTCGAGCAGCCGCAACACGCTTGATCTGAGCATGTACAACTCGCTCAACACCGCGTTCAGCCCGAACAACCCGGCCTCGGCTGCGCCTTACAACACGGCCACCCAGACGAGCTTCGATTTCGGCCGGCAGGCGCAGAAGGAAACCAATGCCAACCTCGACCTGACCTATCCGGTCGAAGTCGGCTTCGCCAAGCCGATTACCCTGTCCGCGGGCTTCGAATACCGCAAGGAAACCTATCAGCTGACCGCTTCGGACTTCCAGGGCTACGCCCAGGGCGGCGCTTCGGGTTATGGCGGGGTCAGCCCCAGTCAGGCCGGGTCATGGAGCCAGAATAACGTCGCGTTCTACGCCGGCGCGGAAACCGACATCCTTGATAACTGGACCGTCGGCGTTGCTGGGCGCTACGAGCACTACAACACGTTCGGTTCGGCCAAGGTCGGCAAGATCAACACCCGGTTCGAATTCGCCCCGGGCTATGCAATCCGCGCCACAGTGGGCACGGGCTTCCACGCCCCGTCGCCCGGCCAGCAGCACAACTCGACGCTCACGACCAACTTCATCCAGGGTAATTCGATCCAGACCGGTACGTTCCCGGTCGATAGCGCCGCGTCCTTGTTCTACGGCGCAAAACCGCTGACGCCGGAAAAATCGACCAACTTCGGCGTCGGGTTCACCGCAGAACCGACGCGCGGGCTGACCTTCACAGTCGACTTCTACAACATCAAGGTGAAGGACAAGATCTTCGTCACCCAGTCCTTTACGGTTACGGCGGCGGATCTCCTCGCGAGCCCGGCATTGAACACGATCTTTGGCGGCACACCGGGCGGCAACGTCAGCTATTTCACCAACGGTCTCTCCACGCGGACGCGCGGGGTCGATGTGGTGGCATCATACAATACTGATGCATTCGGCGGCAAACTGAACCTGTCGCTGGCCTACAACCACAACAACAACAAGGTCACCAGTGCGAACGCCAACGTGATCAACGCTGATCAGATTGCCAATATCAAGAATCTGGCGCCGCACGATGTCGCACACTTCAGCGCGACCTACTCGACCGGGCCCTTCAGCCTGACCGCACGCGAAAGCTATTATGGTTCGTGGGTCAACGCGACGGACTATGGCAATGGCACCGGGGTTGGCGGTGCCAACGGTGGACCGCTGCAGCACTTCGGTGCCAAGGCAGTCACCGATCTGGACATTACCTATAATCTGTCGAAGGAAATGGCGATCTCGGTGGGGGCGAACAACCTGTTCAATACCTTCCCGGACAAGCTGAACAACAATTCGATCGGCCTGTTCCCGGTTGTGGGCGGCAGCGCTGACGGCCAGGTCTATCCGCGTAACGGCGGGCCGTTCGGGATGAACGGCGGGTTCTGGTATGCACGCGTACGCGTCAAATACTGA
- a CDS encoding aromatic ring-hydroxylating dioxygenase subunit alpha, producing MLKNAWYVAAWDDEIGASPVERRIIGQLVVLYRRIDGTVAALEGLCPHRRMPLAMGRVDGDFLSCGYHGLAFAPDGQCVNVPCQSGIPDGAHLRSYPVEVRYGLVWIWMGDVAAADRIHIIEIENWGDPAWGYNRGPAMTYECNYLYITDNLLDPSHVAWVHPTSFGDDSCKAQPPQISVDALGVTVSRWIKDAPVAPFYADLVPFAGNADRLQHYEVRYPANAIIKAIFVPSGEGGHTRTADPSNSFVMDSYNFITPETERSSRYYWFQLRNVRPDDAVLSEEMSQSVLSAFSEDLQVLNAVQKGMDACGDSFLSIASDAGPLRFRHLLGKKIAAEADR from the coding sequence ATGCTGAAAAATGCCTGGTACGTTGCAGCATGGGATGACGAGATCGGCGCGTCGCCTGTCGAACGGAGGATCATCGGTCAGCTGGTTGTCCTGTATCGCCGCATCGACGGCACGGTGGCTGCCTTAGAGGGCTTATGTCCGCACCGAAGGATGCCGCTCGCAATGGGGCGCGTTGACGGCGATTTTCTATCCTGCGGTTACCACGGGCTTGCATTTGCTCCCGATGGCCAATGCGTCAACGTGCCTTGCCAGTCTGGAATTCCGGATGGTGCGCACCTCCGAAGCTATCCGGTTGAAGTGCGTTATGGCCTGGTCTGGATCTGGATGGGCGATGTCGCGGCCGCAGATAGAATTCACATCATTGAGATCGAAAACTGGGGCGATCCGGCTTGGGGGTATAATCGCGGCCCCGCGATGACATATGAGTGCAATTATCTTTACATCACCGATAACCTCCTTGATCCCTCGCATGTCGCCTGGGTTCACCCAACCAGTTTTGGCGACGATTCATGCAAGGCACAGCCCCCACAGATCAGCGTCGATGCGCTTGGTGTGACTGTTTCCCGATGGATAAAGGACGCGCCTGTCGCGCCTTTCTATGCTGACCTCGTGCCATTTGCAGGAAATGCCGATCGCCTTCAGCACTATGAAGTCCGCTACCCGGCCAACGCGATCATCAAGGCCATATTCGTACCTTCGGGCGAAGGTGGCCACACAAGAACGGCAGATCCCTCCAACAGCTTCGTCATGGACTCCTATAACTTCATCACACCTGAAACGGAGAGGAGCAGCCGCTATTACTGGTTTCAATTGCGCAATGTCCGGCCCGATGACGCTGTACTTTCGGAAGAAATGTCGCAATCTGTGCTCTCTGCCTTTTCCGAGGATCTCCAAGTCCTGAACGCCGTTCAAAAAGGAATGGACGCTTGCGGGGACAGCTTCCTTTCGATTGCTTCGGATGCGGGTCCGCTGCGCTTTCGCCACTTGCTCGGAAAGAAAATCGCAGCCGAGGCGGACCGCTGA